From a single Rutidosis leptorrhynchoides isolate AG116_Rl617_1_P2 chromosome 5, CSIRO_AGI_Rlap_v1, whole genome shotgun sequence genomic region:
- the LOC139849421 gene encoding uncharacterized protein → MNRTFQYGRDIDAINEPYRPIASGLSFFLSLVNEYNSDYFIYNFQVITQIWVIFLGGIGLAGIIDVWAGHKFPTIFYLALGGSLLSYIYSAPPLKLQAEGDSGEFRVIFGGFAPIGKKVASDDDVILEKTPPKLYCISEGQVKDVDGELSKSLLENKKCYLLDCGSEVFVWVGRVTQVDERKAAMQAAELGFGYSNFFLCISCRWSI, encoded by the exons atgaacaggacatttcagtatgGTAGAGACATTGATGCTATTAATGAACCGTACCGTCCAATTGCTTCAGGA TTGAGTTTCTTTTTATCATTAGTAAACGAATATAATTCAgattattttatttataattttcAGGTCATTACTCAAATTTGGGTAATTTTTCTAGGAGGCATTGGATTGGCTGGTATAATAGACGTGTGG GCAGGGCATAAGTTTCCTACAATATTCTATCTTGCTTTGGGTGGATCGTTGTTATCTTATATCTACTCAGCTCCACCTTTAAAG CTACAAGCGGAGGGTGACTCTGGTGAATTTAGGGTAATCTTTGGTGGCTTTGCTCCTATCGGCAAAAAGGTCGCAAGTGACGACGATGTCATCCTAGAAAAAACACCTCCAAAACTTTATTG CATCAGTGAAGGTCAGGTTAAGGATGTAGATGGTGAACTGTCAAAATCGTTACTTGAAAACAAAAAATGCTATTTGTTAGACTGTGGGTCAGAGGTGTTTGTTTGGGTTGGCCGAGTAACACAAGTGGATGAACGAAAAGCCGCCATGCAAGCTGCTGAGTTAGGTTTCGGATATAGTAACTTTTTCTTGTGTATCAGTTGTAGATGGTCAATATGA